In Pedobacter sp. WC2423, the following are encoded in one genomic region:
- the rfbB gene encoding dTDP-glucose 4,6-dehydratase: MKKILITGGAGFIGSHVVRRFVNKYPDYQIVNLDKLTYAGNLANLTDIEANPNYSFVKADITDAEEINALFQKENFDAVIHLAAESHVDRSITDPTAFVMTNVIGTVNLLNAAREYWKGDYQTKRFYHVSTDEVYGALGDTGMFTESTGYDPHSPYSASKASSDHFVRAYHDTYGIDIVISNCSNNYGSHHFPEKLIPLAINNIKNNLPVPVYGKGENIRDWLWVEDHARAIDVIFHEAKTGETYNIGGHNEWKNIDLIHLLCKIMDEKLGRAEGESAKLITFVTDRAGHDLRYAIDSTKLQEKLNWVPSLQFEEGLEKTVEWYLANEKWLGDVTSGNYQKYYQTQYNR; the protein is encoded by the coding sequence ATGAAGAAGATTTTAATAACAGGTGGTGCAGGGTTTATCGGTTCTCACGTAGTGAGAAGGTTCGTTAATAAGTATCCTGATTATCAGATCGTAAATCTGGATAAATTAACTTATGCAGGTAATCTGGCTAACTTAACAGATATTGAAGCCAATCCAAATTACAGCTTTGTAAAGGCTGATATTACTGATGCAGAAGAGATCAATGCTTTATTCCAGAAGGAAAACTTTGATGCTGTGATTCACCTTGCCGCAGAATCTCATGTGGACAGATCAATCACTGATCCTACAGCATTTGTAATGACTAATGTAATCGGGACTGTTAACTTGTTAAATGCTGCCAGAGAATACTGGAAGGGCGATTACCAGACGAAACGTTTTTATCATGTATCGACAGATGAAGTGTATGGTGCATTAGGTGATACAGGTATGTTTACTGAAAGCACTGGCTATGATCCTCATAGCCCTTATTCTGCTTCGAAAGCTTCTTCAGATCACTTTGTAAGAGCTTATCATGATACTTATGGCATTGATATCGTAATTTCAAACTGTTCAAATAACTATGGCTCTCATCATTTTCCTGAGAAACTGATTCCATTGGCTATTAACAATATTAAAAATAACCTTCCTGTACCCGTATATGGTAAAGGTGAAAATATTCGTGACTGGTTATGGGTAGAGGACCATGCACGTGCAATTGATGTTATTTTCCATGAGGCTAAAACAGGAGAAACTTATAATATCGGCGGACATAATGAGTGGAAGAATATCGATTTGATTCATTTGTTGTGCAAAATTATGGATGAGAAGTTAGGCAGGGCAGAAGGGGAGTCAGCAAAACTGATTACGTTTGTGACGGATCGCGCAGGACATGATTTGAGATATGCTATCGATTCTACGAAGTTACAGGAGAAATTGAACTGGGTACCAAGTTTGCAGTTTGAAGAGGGGTTAGAGAAAACGGTGGAGTGGTATTTGGCTAATGAAAAGTGGTTGGGGGATGTTACTTCAGGAAACTATCAAAAGTACTATCAAACTCAGTATAACAGGTAG
- a CDS encoding 3-deoxy-D-manno-octulosonic acid transferase: protein MLLLYNFGIALYRVIIFIASFFNQKAGLFRKGRENIFSFIGTKVDGKQKHVWFHFASLGEFEQGRTVLEQLKKNYPGKKIIVTFFSPSGYEIRKNYALAAGVFYLPLDTKKNAKQFIALIQPEIAIFTKYEFWYHYFQLLHERKVPLLIISGIFRPDQLFFKWYGGFYRSMLDCVTHFFVQNTESVELLSGLNYDNVSLSGDTRFDRVAENVVTVKPLPLIEQFCGQAPVFIAGSTWPQDEQLVAALISAYPQWKFIIAPHEIDTPHIEQLLKLVPGALRYTKLTEQFSPPDSQVMVIDNIGLLSSIYQYGKIVYIGGGFGVSIHNTLEAAAFGLPVIFGPKYDKFQEAKDLLRLNAAITIKSMAELSAAFEKLQKDTNAGPAAKKYVQDKTGSTQQILSYLEQYI from the coding sequence ATGCTTTTGCTTTATAATTTTGGTATCGCGCTTTACAGGGTGATTATTTTCATCGCTTCTTTCTTTAACCAGAAGGCCGGATTATTTCGGAAAGGCAGAGAAAACATCTTTAGTTTTATCGGAACCAAGGTAGATGGAAAACAGAAACATGTCTGGTTCCATTTTGCATCGCTGGGTGAATTCGAACAGGGAAGAACTGTTTTAGAGCAGCTGAAGAAAAACTATCCCGGTAAAAAAATCATCGTTACTTTCTTCTCTCCTTCAGGTTATGAAATCCGTAAAAATTATGCATTGGCAGCTGGTGTTTTTTATCTGCCACTGGATACTAAAAAAAATGCAAAACAGTTTATAGCGCTTATTCAGCCTGAGATTGCAATTTTCACAAAGTATGAGTTCTGGTACCATTATTTTCAATTGCTCCATGAAAGAAAAGTACCACTGCTGATTATTTCAGGAATATTCAGGCCTGATCAGTTATTTTTTAAATGGTATGGTGGTTTTTACCGCAGCATGCTTGATTGTGTAACTCACTTTTTTGTACAGAATACCGAAAGTGTGGAATTGCTGAGCGGGCTGAATTATGATAATGTAAGCCTGAGTGGCGATACGCGCTTTGACAGGGTAGCGGAAAATGTAGTAACGGTAAAACCTTTACCCTTGATTGAACAATTTTGCGGACAGGCACCTGTTTTTATTGCAGGCAGCACCTGGCCACAGGATGAGCAATTAGTAGCTGCTTTGATTTCAGCATATCCACAATGGAAATTCATTATTGCACCGCATGAGATTGATACTCCGCATATAGAACAGTTATTAAAGTTAGTGCCGGGCGCGCTGCGTTATACAAAGTTAACTGAACAGTTTTCTCCACCTGACAGCCAGGTAATGGTGATTGATAATATCGGCTTGCTTTCTTCAATTTACCAGTATGGGAAGATTGTTTATATCGGGGGTGGTTTTGGTGTGAGTATCCACAATACGCTGGAAGCTGCAGCTTTTGGTTTACCGGTGATCTTCGGCCCTAAGTATGATAAGTTTCAGGAAGCAAAAGATTTGCTGCGTTTAAATGCTGCAATTACCATCAAGTCTATGGCTGAACTTTCTGCAGCTTTTGAAAAGCTGCAGAAAGATACAAATGCAGGGCCTGCAGCAAAAAAATATGTGCAGGATAAAACTGGTTCTACCCAACAGATTTTAAGCTATCTGGAACAGTATATTTAA
- the galE gene encoding UDP-glucose 4-epimerase GalE: protein MGKILVTGGTGFIGSHTAVELINAGYEIILVDNFSNSSPRILTQLETILGQRPEFAELDLCDEAKVKEFAAKHPDITGVIHFAAYKAVGESVQQPLKYYRNNFYSLINLINAFDSKIDLVFSSSCTVYGQPDQLPVTEDAPVKRAESPYGNTKQIAEEILAETCAVNPGLKVTSLRYFNPVGAHETALIGELPIGVPQNLIPFITQSAIGKRGPITVYGNDYNTPDGSAIRDYIHVVDLAKAHVAAIKRMESGRAKTNYEVFNLGTGKGTSVLEIIGAFEKSTGTQLNYTIGERREGDIEQVWGDVTKSAEQLGWKAELDINQMMSSAWAWENYIKDNPF, encoded by the coding sequence ATGGGAAAAATATTAGTTACAGGAGGAACAGGATTTATAGGTTCTCACACTGCAGTAGAATTGATTAATGCAGGTTATGAAATAATTCTGGTAGATAATTTTTCTAACTCCAGCCCGAGGATTCTGACACAACTGGAAACTATTCTTGGTCAGCGACCTGAATTTGCAGAGCTTGATCTTTGTGATGAAGCAAAAGTAAAAGAGTTTGCTGCAAAACATCCTGATATTACAGGCGTGATTCACTTTGCTGCCTATAAAGCAGTAGGGGAATCCGTGCAACAGCCACTTAAATACTACAGAAACAATTTCTATTCACTGATCAATCTGATTAATGCTTTTGATAGTAAAATAGACCTGGTATTCTCTTCCTCGTGCACTGTATACGGACAGCCGGATCAATTACCCGTAACCGAAGATGCTCCTGTTAAAAGAGCAGAATCACCTTATGGAAATACCAAACAGATTGCAGAAGAAATTCTGGCTGAAACCTGTGCCGTTAACCCAGGCTTAAAAGTAACTTCTTTGCGTTACTTTAATCCGGTTGGTGCGCATGAGACAGCGCTGATTGGTGAATTGCCGATAGGCGTACCTCAAAACCTGATTCCATTTATTACGCAATCTGCCATCGGTAAACGCGGACCGATTACCGTTTACGGAAATGATTACAATACCCCTGATGGAAGTGCAATCAGAGATTATATCCATGTAGTGGATCTTGCCAAAGCACACGTTGCAGCAATTAAGCGCATGGAAAGTGGTCGGGCAAAAACTAACTATGAAGTATTCAACCTTGGAACAGGAAAAGGTACTTCAGTACTGGAAATCATCGGTGCTTTTGAAAAATCTACCGGCACTCAGTTAAACTATACGATAGGCGAAAGAAGAGAAGGTGATATTGAACAAGTATGGGGAGATGTGACTAAATCTGCTGAACAGCTGGGCTGGAAAGCGGAACTTGATATTAATCAAATGATGTCATCAGCATGGGCCTGGGAAAATTACATCAAAGATAACCCGTTTTAA
- a CDS encoding UDP-glucose/GDP-mannose dehydrogenase family protein, with translation MKIAVIGTGYVGLVTGTCLAETGNTVICVDINEAKVLKMQNGEIPIYEPGLDVLFLRNIEQKRLTFTTDLAVAVASAQIIFMALPTPPGGDGAADLSYILGAAKDIAKLVTEYKVIVNKSTVPVGTADKVQAVFAEHTSIRIDVVSNPEFLREGVAVEDFMKPDRVVIGTRSERAQKLMAELYGPYVRQGNPILFMDERSSELTKYAANSFLATKITFMNEVANLCELVGADVDAVRKGIGSDGRIGKRFLFPGIGYGGSCFPKDVQALAKSAEENQYDFQILKAVMEINEKQKTVLVDKLLRYYKADLKGKHFALWGLAFKPETDDIREAPALYIIDELIKHGATVTVFDPEGMENVRGQIGDKVKYAPNQYEALEGADALLIATEWSVFRNPDFERMEEKLANKVIFDGRNLYDLQKMIDLGYYYNSIGRKLVD, from the coding sequence ATGAAAATTGCCGTAATCGGAACAGGGTATGTAGGGCTTGTAACAGGGACTTGTCTTGCTGAAACAGGTAATACTGTAATTTGTGTTGACATCAATGAAGCAAAGGTCCTGAAAATGCAAAATGGGGAAATACCTATTTACGAACCAGGGCTGGATGTATTATTCCTTAGAAATATTGAGCAGAAAAGATTAACCTTTACCACTGATCTTGCGGTGGCAGTAGCTTCTGCACAGATTATTTTTATGGCTTTGCCTACGCCTCCCGGGGGAGATGGTGCAGCAGATCTTTCCTATATTCTGGGTGCAGCAAAAGATATTGCCAAACTGGTAACCGAATACAAAGTTATTGTCAATAAATCTACCGTTCCGGTTGGAACAGCAGATAAAGTACAGGCTGTATTCGCTGAACACACTTCAATCCGGATCGATGTGGTTTCTAATCCGGAATTTCTGCGTGAAGGCGTGGCAGTTGAAGACTTTATGAAGCCTGACCGTGTGGTGATTGGTACAAGAAGTGAACGCGCACAAAAGCTGATGGCCGAATTATACGGACCTTATGTACGTCAGGGAAATCCGATTTTATTTATGGATGAACGTTCTTCAGAACTGACTAAATATGCAGCGAACTCATTCCTGGCTACAAAGATCACTTTCATGAATGAAGTCGCTAACCTTTGTGAACTGGTAGGTGCTGATGTGGATGCTGTGCGTAAAGGAATAGGCTCTGACGGCAGGATTGGTAAACGTTTCCTGTTTCCGGGTATTGGATACGGAGGCTCCTGCTTTCCGAAAGATGTGCAGGCGCTGGCTAAATCGGCCGAAGAAAATCAATATGATTTCCAAATTCTGAAAGCAGTCATGGAAATTAATGAAAAGCAAAAAACTGTACTGGTTGATAAACTATTACGTTATTATAAAGCGGATTTAAAAGGTAAACACTTTGCACTGTGGGGGCTTGCTTTTAAACCGGAAACCGATGATATCCGTGAGGCACCAGCTTTGTACATTATTGACGAACTGATCAAACACGGTGCTACAGTTACTGTTTTTGATCCTGAAGGAATGGAAAATGTAAGAGGCCAGATCGGTGACAAAGTGAAGTATGCACCAAACCAATATGAAGCATTGGAAGGTGCAGATGCCCTGCTGATTGCTACAGAATGGTCGGTTTTCCGTAATCCGGATTTTGAGCGGATGGAAGAGAAATTAGCGAATAAAGTTATTTTTGATGGCCGTAACTTATACGACTTGCAGAAGATGATTGATTTGGGATATTATTACAACAGCATAGGCCGTAAATTAGTAGATTAA
- a CDS encoding UDP-glucuronic acid decarboxylase family protein, protein MERKRVLITGAAGFLGSHLCDRFIKEDYHVIAMDNLITGDLQNIEHLFALENFEFSHHDVSKFVYVPGKLDYILHFASPASPIDYLKIPIQTLKVGSLGTHNLLGLAKNKKARMIIASTSEVYGDPNVNPQPEEYWGNVNPVGPRGVYDEAKRFQEAMTMAYHTFHGLETRIVRIFNTYGPRMRLNDGRVLPAFIGQALRGEDLTVFGDGSQTRSFCYVDDLVEGIYRLLLSDYAQPVNIGNPDEITISQFAEEIIKLTGTTQKVIYKDLPVDDPKQRRPDITKARALLNWEPKVSRAEGLKITYAYFKSLPAEALVNKEHKDFTTYNR, encoded by the coding sequence ATGGAGCGTAAAAGAGTATTGATTACCGGGGCAGCCGGATTTCTGGGTTCGCATTTGTGTGACCGGTTTATTAAAGAAGACTATCATGTGATTGCGATGGATAACCTGATTACAGGTGACCTTCAGAACATAGAACACCTGTTTGCTTTAGAGAATTTCGAGTTCTCTCATCATGATGTTTCTAAATTCGTATATGTACCCGGCAAACTGGATTATATCCTTCATTTTGCTTCTCCTGCAAGTCCGATAGATTACCTTAAAATTCCTATACAGACCCTGAAGGTCGGTTCATTGGGCACACATAATCTGCTGGGGCTGGCAAAGAACAAAAAAGCAAGGATGATTATTGCGTCTACTTCAGAAGTATATGGTGATCCGAATGTGAATCCTCAGCCTGAAGAATACTGGGGAAATGTAAATCCTGTAGGCCCGAGAGGTGTATACGATGAAGCTAAACGTTTTCAGGAAGCGATGACTATGGCTTACCATACCTTTCATGGACTGGAAACACGCATCGTCCGTATCTTTAATACTTACGGGCCAAGAATGCGTCTGAATGACGGTCGTGTATTGCCGGCTTTTATTGGCCAGGCTTTAAGAGGAGAAGATCTTACTGTTTTCGGTGATGGTTCACAAACCCGTTCTTTCTGCTACGTGGACGATCTTGTTGAAGGAATTTACCGTTTACTCTTAAGCGATTACGCACAACCCGTAAACATTGGAAACCCGGATGAAATTACGATCAGCCAGTTTGCTGAAGAAATTATCAAGCTTACCGGAACTACCCAGAAAGTTATTTACAAAGACTTGCCGGTAGATGATCCTAAACAACGCAGACCAGATATTACTAAAGCGAGGGCCTTATTAAACTGGGAGCCTAAAGTAAGCCGTGCAGAAGGTTTAAAAATTACTTATGCCTACTTCAAAAGCCTGCCAGCTGAAGCATTGGTGAACAAAGAACATAAAGATTTTACAACATACAACCGCTAA